In Zingiber officinale cultivar Zhangliang chromosome 6A, Zo_v1.1, whole genome shotgun sequence, a single genomic region encodes these proteins:
- the LOC121996677 gene encoding putative casein kinase II subunit beta-4 has product MYRSGNGSKVEAGSLDRKRINDALDKHLEKSLPSASRGLVGKDKDRLPLASSASGKQPEHLSVPKNKGSDEESETDSEESDINGSDGEDTSWISWFCNLRGNEFFCEVDEEYIQDDFNLCGISSQVPYYDFALDLILDIESSHGDMFTEEQNELVESAAEMLYGLIHVRYILTSKGMVAMLEKYKNYDFGRCPRVYCSGQPCLPVGQSDIPRSSTVKIYCPKCEDVYYPRSKYQGNIDGAHFGTTFPHLFLMTYGHLKPQKPSQRYVPRVFGFKLHRP; this is encoded by the exons ATGTACAGGAGCGGGAACGGATCCAAGGTGGAGGCTGGATCCTTGGATCGGAAGCGGATCAATGATGCGCTCGACAAGCACCTAGAGAAGTCCTTGCCGTCGGCCTCAAGAGGCTTGGTTGGCAAGGATAAAGACAGGCTCCCACTAGCCTCTTCAGCCTCCGGGAAGCAGCCGGAACACCTTTCCGTCCCAAAAAACAAGGGTTCCGACG AAGAGTCAGAAACAGATAGTGAAGAATCTGATATCAATGGTTCTGACGGGGAAGACACATCTTGGATTTCATGGTTCTGTAATCTAAGGGGgaatgaatttttctgtgaagttGATGAAGAATACATTCAAGATGATTTCAACCTATGTGGAATAAGTAGTCAAGTTCCTTATTATGATTTTGCTCTTGATCTGATCTTGGATATCGAGTCTTCTCATG GAGACATGTTTACTGAGGAACAAAATGAGTTAGTTGAATCAGCAGCAGAGATGCTCTATGGCTTGATACATGTTCGATATATATTAACTAGTAAAGGGATGGTTGCCATG CTAGAGAAATACAAGAACTATGATTTTGGAAGATGCCCTCGAGTTTACTGTAGTGGTCAACCCTGTCTTCCTGTTGGGCAATCAGACATTCCTCGATCAAGCACTGTGAAGATTTATTGTCCTAAATGTGAAGACGTATACTATCCAAGATCGAAGTACCAAGGCA ATATTGATGGAGCTCACTTTGGGACAACGTTCCCTCACTTGTTTCTGATGACATACGGGCACCTCAAGCCGCAAAAGCCATCTCAACGGTACGTTCCAAGGGTTTTTGGCTTCAAACTTCACAGGCCATGA